From Thermodesulfobacteriota bacterium, a single genomic window includes:
- a CDS encoding DUF1844 domain-containing protein has translation MPDEKGEEKGFVIKDKRILTQEEQDPNTEEHAPDKETAEEKTEAKEAASEEKQDAEAQLPEINFPTFIISLNASALVNLGAIEDPASGAKVKNLPLAKQTIDILSMLEEKTKGNLSEEEEKILKNILYDLRIIYVKEKG, from the coding sequence ATGCCTGACGAGAAAGGCGAAGAAAAAGGTTTTGTTATTAAAGACAAAAGAATTTTAACCCAGGAAGAACAGGATCCTAATACGGAGGAGCATGCACCTGATAAGGAAACTGCTGAAGAGAAAACAGAGGCCAAAGAGGCGGCATCAGAGGAAAAACAGGATGCAGAGGCTCAACTTCCGGAGATCAATTTTCCGACTTTCATCATCTCTTTGAACGCATCTGCTCTGGTTAACCTTGGAGCGATTGAAGACCCTGCATCGGGTGCGAAAGTGAAAAATTTGCCCTTAGCCAAGCAGACCATCGATATCTTAAGCATGCTTGAAGAAAAAACCAAAGGGAATTTATCGGAGGAAGAGGAAAAAATACTTAAAAACATTCTTTACGACTTGAGGATTATATACGTTAAAGAGAAGGGATAA
- the ispE gene encoding 4-(cytidine 5'-diphospho)-2-C-methyl-D-erythritol kinase → MKILSPAKINLFLHVTGKTSDGYHNLVTLMCGVSLYDTIFLKTGVKKTTVSCSNPKVPEDETNIAFKAADLFFNRLNRKEGVKITIKKKIPVAAGLGGGSSNAAAVFLGLNRCYGYPFCLDELMAMGISIGADVPFLLLGKAAWASGIGEKLEACDGLPSYKILLVYPGFGVSTAEVYKNVDLGLTKCKKTLKKTLLETRTFNAACHLCNDLERVVVSKHSEITAVKEALLGQGAKGALMSGSGPTVFGLFSDQDKALAANRMLSKNSEWQLFLTDMIIDDGCIIQDS, encoded by the coding sequence ATGAAGATTCTCTCTCCGGCCAAAATAAACCTGTTTTTGCATGTCACCGGAAAAACATCGGACGGGTACCATAATCTGGTCACTCTTATGTGTGGTGTCAGCCTTTATGACACCATTTTTCTTAAAACAGGCGTTAAAAAGACGACCGTATCGTGCTCAAACCCAAAGGTCCCCGAAGATGAAACCAACATCGCATTTAAGGCGGCTGATCTTTTTTTTAACCGATTAAACAGAAAAGAGGGTGTCAAAATTACGATTAAAAAAAAGATACCGGTTGCAGCCGGACTTGGCGGCGGGAGCAGTAATGCTGCCGCCGTTTTTTTAGGCTTAAACCGCTGTTACGGGTACCCGTTTTGCCTTGATGAACTCATGGCCATGGGTATCTCCATTGGTGCGGATGTGCCATTTTTATTGTTGGGGAAAGCAGCATGGGCAAGCGGTATTGGTGAGAAACTTGAAGCCTGCGATGGATTGCCGTCATATAAAATTTTGTTGGTTTATCCGGGGTTTGGGGTTTCGACTGCCGAGGTTTATAAAAATGTCGATTTGGGATTGACAAAATGTAAAAAAACTCTTAAAAAAACTCTTTTGGAGACTCGCACCTTTAATGCCGCATGTCATTTATGTAATGATCTTGAGAGGGTGGTGGTATCAAAACATTCTGAAATAACTGCGGTAAAAGAAGCACTTTTGGGCCAAGGAGCAAAAGGAGCGCTTATGTCTGGAAGCGGGCCGACTGTGTTCGGCCTTTTTTCTGATCAAGATAAGGCCCTTGCAGCCAATCGTATGCTTTCTAAAAACAGTGAATGGCAGCTGTTTCTCACAGATATGATCATTGATGATGGATGTATCATACAGGATTCGTGA
- a CDS encoding ribose-phosphate pyrophosphokinase, which translates to MKENSTGGLAIFSGNSNSVLAKKICDYLNLPMGKAKVKTFSDGEIQIEIDENVRSKDVFLIQSTCEPVNNNLVELLLMLDAFKRSSASRISAVIPYYGYARQDKKVAPRVPISAKLVADMLEVAGANRVITMDLHAGQIQGFFNIPVDNLFAAPVIIEYIKHHFNSNLVIVSPDAGGAERARAFAKRLHADLAVVDKRRDAPNKARAMAVIGDVAGKIAIILDDMVDTAGTLIEAAAAIIKNGAREVHACCAHAVLSGPSVDRITDSKLKSLMVTDTIPLNEKAKACDMIKVLTISELIGEAIIRSYTGDSVTSLFV; encoded by the coding sequence ATGAAAGAAAATTCAACCGGCGGTCTGGCCATTTTTTCGGGTAACTCAAATTCGGTTCTGGCAAAAAAAATTTGTGATTATCTCAACCTTCCGATGGGCAAAGCCAAGGTCAAAACATTCAGTGACGGTGAGATACAGATTGAAATTGATGAAAACGTTCGTTCCAAGGACGTTTTTCTCATTCAATCGACCTGTGAACCGGTGAACAATAATCTGGTGGAACTCCTTTTAATGCTGGATGCATTTAAGCGCTCCTCTGCCAGCAGGATATCCGCAGTCATTCCATATTACGGTTATGCCAGACAGGATAAAAAAGTGGCACCCCGTGTTCCAATCAGTGCCAAGCTTGTTGCAGATATGCTGGAAGTCGCCGGAGCAAACAGGGTGATAACCATGGATCTCCATGCCGGCCAGATTCAGGGGTTTTTCAATATTCCGGTGGATAACCTTTTTGCCGCACCGGTTATTATTGAGTATATAAAGCATCATTTTAATAGTAATCTTGTGATCGTTTCCCCTGATGCAGGTGGAGCTGAAAGGGCAAGGGCTTTTGCCAAAAGGCTTCATGCGGATCTTGCTGTGGTAGACAAGCGGCGTGATGCGCCGAATAAGGCCCGGGCCATGGCGGTCATCGGTGATGTTGCCGGAAAAATTGCGATTATCCTTGATGACATGGTCGATACCGCGGGGACGTTGATCGAGGCAGCTGCCGCCATTATAAAAAACGGTGCAAGAGAGGTTCATGCCTGCTGTGCCCATGCCGTACTGTCAGGCCCGTCTGTGGACAGGATTACAGATTCCAAGCTGAAAAGTCTTATGGTAACGGATACGATTCCTTTAAACGAAAAAGCAAAAGCCTGTGATATGATAAAAGTTC